Proteins from a single region of Acidianus ambivalens:
- a CDS encoding DUF1464 family protein: MLFAGVDPGSESYAVTFVDEIGRIVEYYEIPTDLIIHDSMRLVKLIRDKRPSTIALPSGHGLPFVRASRIGEREIFLLTLADPQKEGPLRSFLRTIIPEENAFTIPSVIELESVPEYRKINKIDMGTADKVASAFFYRTIFDSFVLIEMGRHFSSIIVVKNGKIIDGFGGTEIPGLISPGCVDGEVAYLLCKYSRITKDTIYTQGEEKRSLEILRMISEWYSEKLDLPIIVSGKAKDKIDFGIKFEIKYKEASVGAAFIANAIGGGIFRKYIDMLNSSGTALDYVRLKGWEEITSLIKT, translated from the coding sequence GTGTTATTTGCAGGAGTTGACCCAGGGAGTGAAAGTTACGCAGTAACTTTCGTAGATGAGATAGGAAGAATAGTTGAGTATTACGAAATACCTACTGACTTAATTATTCACGATTCCATGAGATTAGTTAAGTTAATAAGAGACAAAAGACCTAGCACTATCGCGTTACCTTCTGGTCACGGGTTGCCTTTCGTTAGAGCTTCTAGAATAGGTGAGAGGGAAATTTTTCTATTAACACTTGCAGATCCTCAAAAGGAGGGTCCACTTAGGAGTTTTTTAAGAACAATAATACCGGAAGAGAATGCTTTTACTATACCTTCAGTAATAGAACTTGAGAGCGTGCCAGAATATAGGAAGATAAATAAGATAGATATGGGTACAGCAGATAAAGTTGCTTCTGCATTCTTTTATAGGACTATTTTTGACAGTTTTGTATTAATTGAAATGGGTAGACATTTCTCATCAATCATAGTAGTTAAAAATGGTAAAATAATAGACGGATTTGGAGGAACTGAAATACCAGGTTTAATTTCACCTGGATGCGTTGATGGAGAAGTTGCCTACTTACTTTGTAAGTATTCAAGGATAACTAAGGATACTATATATACTCAAGGAGAGGAAAAGAGATCCTTAGAGATTTTAAGGATGATCTCGGAATGGTATAGTGAAAAACTAGATTTACCAATAATAGTCTCTGGAAAAGCTAAGGATAAAATTGATTTCGGAATCAAATTCGAGATAAAATACAAGGAAGCTTCTGTAGGTGCAGCGTTTATAGCAAATGCAATAGGTGGAGGAATTTTTAGAAAGTACATTGATATGCTTAATAGCTCCGGTACAGCATTAGATTATGTAAGGTTAAAGGGATGGGAAGAGATTACTTCCTTGATAAAGACATAA